The following nucleotide sequence is from Methanobacteriaceae archaeon.
GATACTCCTGAAGGCGTATTATCTATATTTGGAGGATTTTATGAATTTAAAGACATTGAGAATGGTCAAATATTGACTGCAGATAAAGTTGAGTTAAATAAAGAGTATGAATTGATAATTACTACATATGGTGGTTTATATCGATATGAGCTTCATGATATTATAGAAATTATAGGTTTTACTGGAACAACACCTAATTTAATCTTTAAAACAAAATCTGGAGAAATATTGAATATATCTCAAGAAAAAATTCCAGCTATTGAAGTTGTAAATAAAATAAAAGATGGATTAAATTTAAGTTTTAAACAAGTTCAAATTTTTGAAAATCATGATGAAAAAAATTATGAGATTTATATTGAACTTGAAAAAGAAACTCAAATTAATGCTAATGAATTAGCTAGTAAGTTAAATGAAATATTAATTGAAAGCTTTGAATTATATGAATTATATGATAGAATGGGGTTAATGACTCCGTTAAAGGTAATTTTAATGAAAAATGGATGGATAGAATCATTATATGCAATGAAATCAAAAGGAAACGTTCCAAAATCACAAATAAAATTACCTCTTATAATTACTGAAAAACCAGATAAAGAATATATTTTGTAAAGGTGAAAAAATGAAAGGGGTAATACTTGCAGATAAACTATATAAAAGATTAATTGAATCAGAAAATCCTCCTGAAGATATTCAACTTGCTTTAAACTTGATAAATAGTTTAAATTTGGATTTAGATATATTAGATTATGAAAAAATTACTGTAACTTTGGATAATGAAGAGGAGGGTAAATTTTATTATGATGGAGAATTAAGGGATTTACCAGACTTTGCAATTAGTATTGCTTTATCCCATCGTGATGATTATAATTTACAAGCAGCCAAAAGAATGTTTGAAACTAAAGGATGTAAATACATAAATAGTGTTCAAACAACTCAAATTGCTAAAGATAAATTATACAGTTTACAATTAATAAAAGAAGCTATTCCAGAAATTAAAATTCCAAAAACAATGCTTATAAATCAATTTACCACTCCTGAAATGATTGTGGATTATATTGGTCTTCCTTGTGTTGTTAAAATAATGGATGGTCTTCAAGGAAAAGGAGTTACTTTAGCAAAGGATAAAAAAGAGCTTGAAACAATTTTAACAATGCTCTTTGCAGCAGAAAATAATAATCAATACATAGCTCAAGAAGCTATAATGACAAGTAAAGGTAGAGATTTAAGAATAGCTATTGCAAATAATGAATTAATTTATTCTTTTGTTAGAAGCAGTGGAGGAGATGATTTTAGATCAAATACTCATGTTAACGGAAGAATTGAAGATTATGAACCTTCTGAGGAATTATTAGATTTATCATTTAGAGTTGCTGAAGCTATTAATTTACCATATGGAAGTATTGATTACTTATTTGGTGAAAATGATGAAGAATTTTATCTTTGTGAAGTAAATACTTTCCCAGGATTTAGTAAATTACTTAAAGCAATAGCAGAAAATGATGAAGAAACAATAAGAATATTTAAAGAATTACCACAAAAATTATTAAAATAAGGTGATTTTCTGAAAAAATTAGTAATAAGAGCACTGAAAAAATACTGGAAGCATGTTCTCCTAACATTAATATTCGTATTGCTTCAAGTTTATTTCCAAATTGAAATAATCAACATGTCTAAGGTAATTCTTGATAATGGTGTAAAAGTCAACAACTTTGAAGTAATTTATAATAGTGGAATATTAATGTTGATTTATACTCTTGGATCAATGATAATGGTTACTTTGGTATCATATATAACTTCATATATCACTGGAAAAGTTTCATTTGATTTAAGAAGTAAAATGTTTAGGAAAGTAACAGATTTATCATTATATGATTTTAATAAATTTGAAAGTGCATCTTTGATGAATAGGGCTACTGGAGATATAAATGTAATCCAGTTATTCATATTAAATCTTCTTAGAAGCTGTTTATTAATTCCATTTGTTATTGTGGGAGTCATTATAGAAACTGTTTTAATTAATAGAACATTAGCTGCAATTTTAATTGTATTCTTTATAATAACAATTTTATTTATGTTTATTAAAGGTAATAAGAGTATTATCTTTTTTAACAAACTTCAAGTAAGTGTTGATAGATTAAATTTATTGCTACGTGAGAAAGTTTACGGTGTAAGAAGTATTAGAGCATTTGGAAAAGAAGATTATGAAAGGAATAAATTTGAAAAGGCAAATGATGATTCTTATGAATTAAATATTGAATCTTCATTAAAACTATATTATGTTGCTCCAATGGCTGTATTGTTAATGAATGTAGCTGTTGTTATAATTTATTATGTTGGAGGAATTCAATTACAGTATAATATGGTTAATGTTGCAGATTTATTATTATTCTTCCAATATATCACATATTTCTTAAGTAGCTTAGCATTAATTCCATTTATTGTAAAAATAATGCCTAAAGCTATTGTTGCATCAAATAGGATAGAAGAAGTTTTTGAATATGAACCAATATTACTTAATAATCCAATTAAACAGGAATATAAAGAAGATTCATTTAAAGGTGTTGAATTTAATAATGTTATTTTCGGTTATTCAGGAGCAAAGGACGTAATAGCTGATATCAATTTTAAAGCACCTAAAGGAACAACAACAGCTCTAATTGGAGCTACTGGATCTGGAAAAAGTACTGTAATGTATTTATTAAATAGAATGTATGATCCTACCTTTGGTGAAATATTAATTGATGGTGTCAATATAAAAGACATTGATTTAAAAGAATTACATTCAAAAATAAGTTTTGGAAGTCAAAAATCAATGGTATTCAATGACACTGTAATTGAAAATATTAGAATGAGTGATGATTCTATTACAAGAGAAGATATTGAAAGAGCATGTGAAATAACACTTTTCACAGATGCATTTAAAAGTCTTCCTTCTGGAATTGATAGTATTATAGAAGAAAATGGTACTAACATTTCAGGTGGTCAAAGACAAAGATTAAGTCTTGCAAGAACAATTGCCAAAGATTCAGACATTTATATTTTCGATGATACATTCAGTGCTTTGGATATGAAAACTGAAAAAATTGTAAGGGAGAATATAAAGGAATTACTCAAAGATAAGACTGTGTTTATGGTTGCTCAAAAAATAAGTACTATTATTGATGCAGATAACATTTTAGTATTTGATGCTGGACGTATTGTATGTCAAGGAACCCATGAAGAATTGTTAGAAAAATGTGAAATTTATAAAGAGATTTATGAATCTCAAGCATATATGAATAAGGAGTAATTGAAATGGTTAAAAATGATAAAAATTCTTATAAAGGATTACTTAAAACTATTTACCAATTAATTGGGAAAGATAAAAATAAATTTATTTTAGCCATTGCATTAATGGTTATTGGAACTTTTTGTTTAGCATATGCTCCAAATGTTGCTGGGAAAATAACTGATGAATTTTCAAAATTTGCAACTACAAATGTATTTAATGAAAATATAATAATAACTCTCCTTATATCATTATTAGTCCTTTATGTTGTTGGAAATTTATTAAAGATGGTTTCTGACCGTATGATGATTTTTATAAGCAGTAGGGTGTCTTTAAAATTAAGATATGAGTTACATGAAAAAATGCATAATGTTCCTATAAATTACATTGACTCAACTCCAAGTGGGGATATCATAGCTAGATTAACAAATGATATGAGTAGTGTTGAATCAATGATAAGTAGTACATTAGTTACTATCTTTGTTCAATTTATTATCATAGTTCTTGTTATTGTAATGATGTTAATTTTAAATGTTGAATTAAGTATTATTTATCTTATATTAATTCCATTATCCTTTGGTATTCTCAATTTCATAAGTAATAAAACAAAAGTACAATTTAAAAAACAACAGATGCTTGTTGGTAAATTGAATGGAGTAATTGGAGATAATTTCAATAATCATCTGATTGTAAAATCCTATAATATGGAAGAAAAATCATTAGATAAATTTGATAAAATTAATCATCAAATATTTGAATCTTTCTTTAAATCTAGGTTTTATTCAGGATTTATTATACCTATTAACACTATTTTAACAAATATAGGATATATTGGTATTTGTGTTTTCGGAGGATACTTTATAATCTCTGGAAGTCTTACAATAGGAACATTTTTAGCATTTATTTTATATGGGCAAATGTTGACTGAGCCATTAACAACTATTGGAAATAATCTTAACATACTACAATCTGGACTTAGTAGTTTAGAGAATATTTTAGATGTTTTAAATGCAGAAGAAGAAAAAGACTTTGAAAATAGTGAACATCTCCTTGAAAAGGATGTTAAAGGTGAGATTGAATTTAAAAATGTTAAATTTGGATATACTGAAGATAAAATATTAATGAATGATGTTAATTTTATTGCAAAATCAGGTACAACAAATGCTATTGTAGGACCATCAGGAGCTGGAAAAACCACAATCGTTAATTTATTAATGAGATTCTATGATATAAATGATGGAGTTATATATTTAGATGGTAAAAATATTTATAGAATTAAGAGAGATGATTTTAGGAAAAGTTTTGGAATGGTTCTCCAAGACAGTTGGGTTTTCGAAGGAACAATAGCTGAAAATATTGGATATGGAATGGAAAATCCAACAATTGAAGATATTCATAAAGCTGCTGAGTTAGTAGGTTGTGATAAATTTATAAATCTTTTACCTGATGGTTATGACACTATCATCAGTGAAGAAAATACTAATTTAAGTGTTGGTGAAAAACAATTGTTAGTTTTAGCTCGTACAATAATATCTGATCCTAAAATATTGATTTTGGATGAAGCTACAAGTCAAATGGATACAAGAACAGAACTATTAGTTACAAAAGCTATGGAAGAAATGATGAAAGGTAGAACAACATTTATAATAGCTCATAGATTATTTACAATTAAAAATGCAGATAAAATTATTTTCATGAAAAATGGGGATATAAAAGAAGTTGGAAATCATAAAGAATTATTAGAATTAAATGGATTATATGCAGAGATGTATAAAAGTGGATCAATTAAAAGTGAGTGATAATATGGAACGTGAAATAAGAAAGAAGATATATGGGGAGTTATTAGATGCTCCTTCAAAGGCTCATAAACAATTAGAGCTATTTAGTCTTGATGCAAAGAAAACCAATGAAGAATTATTAATGAAAATATTAAATGACAATAAAGACACTGCATATGGGATAAAATATGACTTTAAAAATATTAAATCTATTAAAGAATATCAGGAAAATGTCCCAATATCTGAATATGATGATTATATTGATTTTTTAATTCCAATGGTATTTCAAGGTGTAGAAAATCTTTTAACAGTTTATCCTGTAAAACATTATAATAAATCTTCAGGAACACTTGGAAACCCTAAAAAAATACCAATTAGTGAAGTAGCACAACAATTGAATTTCTTATATTCTCTACCTTTTGTATTACACTTAATCACAGAAGAATTAGGAGATAAATGGAAAGAGGGAAAAATATTCATAATTGGACAATATAATATTTCATCTGTACCTTCTGGAGCTACATATGGTGCTTTAACTGCAAAATTAGCAGATAATATGAAAGATTATTTTGATATTTTATCAACAAGCCCTGCAGAAGTTCTTGTTCCGCAAGGAGATTTAGATACACATTATCTTCAATCATTATATGCACTTCGTGAAAAAAACACAACTATTGTTATTTCTGCATATTTCAGCTATTTCTTGGAAATTTTAAGATATATGGAGGATAATCATGAGATGTTAATTGAAGATATTAGGAATGGAACAATTAATTCTTCAATTAATTTATCTCCTGAAACAAGAGAAATTTTAGAAGAAAAATTAACTCCAATGCCTGAAAGAGCTGATGAATTAGAAGAAATATTCTCCAAACCAATTGATAATACTTTTGTTAAATCAATATGGCCAGATATTCAGGCATTTGAAGGAATTGGAACATCAACATTTGAAACATATGTTGAAAAAATAAGAGAAAAATATGCTAATGAAGAAACTCCAATATTATATTTAGGATTGCAAGCTTCAGAGGGAATTTTCTCAACACCATTGGAATTAAATAATAAAAACAGTGTATTAATTCCAAATGCAATATTCTTTGAGTTTAGACCTGTTGAACAGGAGGGTTATGATAATCTATTAACAATTGATCAGCTAGAAGTTGGAAAAGATTATGAAATAATTTTAACAAATTTATCTGGATTTTATAGATATAAAATAAAGGATGTTGTAAGAGTAACTGGAATGCATAATACTCTACCTGAAATTACATTCAAATATCGTTTAAATCAGACTGTAAATTTAACTGGAGAAAAAACTACTGAAGAAGCTTTAAGAGAATCAGTAAAACAATGTGAAGAGAAATATGGCTTCGACTGTGTTGACTTTACAGTATTTGCAGATACTGAAGCTGTTCCAATGAATTATAATTTCTTAATAGAACCAGATAACATAGATGATATCGATGTTGAGGCTCTCAGAGCCGATTTAGAAAAAAATCTTGGTAAAGCAAATCCTTCATTTGGTTCTAAAATTGAAAATAATACTTTTGGTGAAACAAAACTTGAAATATTACAAAAAGAAACATTTATGCTTTACAGGGATCTTATGGCTATGAAAGGAGTAAGTGTAGTTCAGCTTAAACCTCCTAGAATAATAGTAAATGAAGTTCAAAGAAAATTCTTCTATGCTCTTAGGGAACTTTGATAATATGAAAAAACTTGTATTTGATGCGGATGTTAGTGAATTAGAGAATATCTTCAATGAATTAAATAGATTATTGGAAGATTATGATACTGATGAATTAGCTGTTATGAAACTTAAATTAGTATTAGAAGAAATTTTTACTAATATCAGCAATTATGCATATAATGATAAAGGAATAGTTGAATTTTTAGTTGACATAATTTCAAACCATCAATTAGAAATTATAATAAAATTAATTGATGAAGGTGAATATTTCAATCCTCTAGAACAAGCTACACCTGATACTACATTAAGTTCTGATGAACGTGAAATTGGTGGGTTAGGTATTCTTCTCATTAAAAAGAATGTTGATGTAATAGAGTATGAAAGAGTTGACAATAAAAACATTTTAACTATTCATAAAATTTTAAATTAGTGATTCCTTTTAAAGAATATTAACTTTTCCCTTAAGGGGAAAATTACTTTTTTTTATTTTAGATAAACTTTAATTATATCTGAATAATTATTTTTTCACTAAACATTTTATATAATAAAAAATATATTATACATAATATAAATTTTAGACTTAAGGAGAATTTTTATGATAGTTAAAGATTGGTGCTCATTTTGTGGTGAGTGTGCTGGGGTTTGCCCAAGAAATTTAATCCAAGTAAGAGAATATTCATTAGTATTTAATGATGATGACTGTAAAGATTGTGATACATGTATTAAAGCATGTCCAATTGATGCATTAGAAAAAGAGGAATGATTATATGATTGAAACTGATGTAATTGTAGTAGGTTCTGGACCTGCAGGATCAAGTGCAGCAAAACACGCTGCATTAGGCGGAGCAAATGTTATTTTAATAGACAAAAAATCAGAAATTGGTTCACCAAAAAGATGTGCTGAAGGTGTTTCAATTGAAGGACTTGAAAAATTAGGTATTGAACCTTCTCCTCGTTGGGTTACTAAAAAAATCGAAGGAGTAAGAATCCAAACTCCTGATGGAACTGATACCTGGTTAACTGAAGATGAAGTAAAATTACCTGAAGCTGGTTACATCTTAGAAAGAAAAGTATTCGACAAACACATGGCTATGGATGCTGCAAGAGCAGGTGCTGAAATCAGAATCAAAACCTTAGTAACCAATGTTGAAAAAGTTGAAGACGGTTTCTTAGTATTTACTGAATCCATGGGTAAAGAAGAAGTATTAAAATGTAAAATTTTAATCGCAGCAGACGGTCCAGAAGGTCACGTTGCAAGATGGGCAGGTTTAAGACCAGCTGCAAAAGCTAAAGAAATGGAATCTGGTGTACAATACGAAATGTGTAACGTTGAATTCGAAAAACCGGGAGTTATTGAATTCTACTTAGGTTCCTGCGCACCTGGTGGATACGTATGGATTTTCCCTAAAGGTGACGACATTGCAAACGTTGGTTTAGCAATCTTACCTCACAAAGCTGAAAAAACGGCTATTGAATACTTAGATGATTTCGTTGCTAAATCACCTTACTTAAAAAATGCTCAAGCAGTTGAAATTAACGTTGGTGGAGACCCTGTTGGTGGAATGAGTAAAAAACTCTATGACGATAACATTTTAGTTTGTGGAGACGCAGCAGGTCAAGTAAACCCATTAACCGGTGGAGGAATCATCAGTGGTATGACTGGTGGAATGTGTGCTGGTCAAGTAGCTGCTCAAGCTATTGCAGAAGGCGATTGTTCTAAAAAATTCTTAAAACAATACGATACCATGGCACACGATGAATTAGACCATGAAATCAAAAGGTATAAAAAAGTACAAGAGTACTTACTCACTTTATCTGATGAAGAGTTAAACGAAATTGCTCATGCATTTGAAGGAGAAAAATTTGATAAAATTTCAACTACTGAAATTGTTAAAAAATTAATCAAATTATCTCCAAAAGCATTACTTAAATTAGGTAAATTTGTTTAGGTGTTTAACGTGATTTTGATTACTGGTGGAGCAGGTTATATTGGTTCCCATACAAATAAAGCATTACATGAGGCAGGTTATGAAACTGTTGTAGTTGATAACTTATGCAAGGGTTATGAAAACTTTGTTAAATGGGGTAATTTTGAGAATTATGATTTTGGAAGTAAAAACTTAAGGGAAGTTTTCGAAAAATATGATATTGACGGTGTTATTCACTTTGCTGCATTCTCATCAGTAGCAGAATCAGTTGAAATGCCTCAAAAATATTTTAAAAATAATTATAAAAATACATTAAATCTTTTACAAATAATGAGAGAATTCGGTGTAGATAAATTTATTTTATCTTCAACCGCTGCAGTATATGGAAATCCTGAAAAAGTTCCAATTACCGAAGATCAGGATTTAAAACCAATAAATCCTTATGGACACTCTAAATTTATCACTGAAAAAGCTCTTGAAAGAGAAGCTGAAAAAGGTGATTTTAATTTCGTATCCTTAAGGTACTTTAATGCTGCAGGTGACGATTTTGACTGTGAGATAGGGGAATTCCATGACCCTGAAACTCACTTAATTCCATTAGTATTAGATGCTGCTATTGGAAATCGTGACAGTATTTCTATTTTTGGTGATGATTACGATACACCTGACGGAACTTGTATTCGTGATTATATTCATGTAAATGATTTAGCAGACGCACATATTAAAGCATATGAATATTTGTGCGATAAAAAAGAATCTAATGTATTTAATCTTGGAAATGGTCAAGGATATTCAGTTCGTGAAGTAATTGATATGTGTAAAAAAGTCACTGGTGTTGATTTTGATGTTAAAATCGATGAACGCCGTGAAGGTGATCCTGATGTATTAATTGCTGATTCAACTAAAATTAAAGATGAATTAGGTTGGACTCCTCAATATGACTTAGAACAAATTGTAGAGTCTGCTTGGAAATGGCATAAAAAGATTAATGTAATTTAGGTTATATTCATGCAAAATAATGCCCATGAATCAAAAATAGACATTCGTATAATCGTTTCAGGTATGGATATTGCTCAAATAGTCTCTAAAGCAGTTAATAATATCCAACTTGAACAAGATTATAATATTATTGTTTCATCTATTATACCTACAGTAGAATTAAGCATTGTAAAAAAAGTAGTTCAGGGTGCTGATATTCTATTAATTGGAGGATATGGTAGTGATGAAACTTACAATATTCTTTTTAATGAACTTAAAACTGATTTTAATCAAATAGGATTGTTTGATTATACTAATATTATTGTTGATGAGGAATTTGATTCCACATTAGCTCAAGAAGAAATTTTAAACTCAATTGTTAAATCAGCATTGTCTTTTTCTTTGAATCTGATTAATATTCATTCATTGGAAACTAAACTGATGAAGGTAACTAATGATTATAATAGCTTGCTTGAAAGTCATGATCAGTTAATTAAAGAAAATGAAGTTTTATGTCAGGAAAATACTGGCTTAATTGAAGATATTAAAGAAATCAAAGATGAATATAATGAATTTAAAGTCCAATATAGTGATATTTACTCTAAACAAATTCTGGAAGTTTTTGAATTAGAAAATCTCTGGCAGGAAACTTTTAATCAGGTATTGTCTGATGAAGAAAGAATTGTTCTAGCTACTGATAAATTTAAACCTGATAATATCATTGTCGGACAGGGTTTTATCGCAGCACAATCTAAAAAAGATGCAGTAGAATGGTTAAAAATAATTAAAACTGCTTTAATTTTCATTGATGATAATTCAGATGATTTAAAAAACAATGATGATGTTGAAAAAGATGAAGTATCAAACGAAAAAGATGATTATGATATTTCAAATACTTTTGAAAACTTTTGGGATTAAACATTATTATTTTATACTAGTTAAAACATAATTACAAATATACTATTTAATAGGAGTTCTTAAATGCAAGGTGAGATGGAAGATAAGTGTGGTATTGTTGGAATTCACTGTAAAGATGAATCCAAGAATGTTGCATCTTTTGTTTATTATTGTTTGTATGCTTTACAGCACAGAGGTCAAGAATCAGCAGGAATTGCTACATTTAATCCACAAAAAGGATTAAATTATTATTGTGGTATGGGTTTAATAACTGATGTTTTCAAAGATTATGAAATTCAAAATCTTAAAGGAAACATGGCTATTGGACATGTAAGATACTCAACAACCGGGCAATCCAGACTTGAAAATTCACAACCTTTCGTAACTGATTTTGATGATGGATTCATTGCAATGGCTCACAACGGGGATATTGTAAACTCTGCAGAGTTAAGAGATGAATTAATCGCAGAAGGTTTTGAATTCAAATCCGACACTGATTCTGAAGTTATTTGTTACATGCTTAAAAAAGAACATTACCATAACAACAAAAGCATAATTGATTCAATTGAAGCAGTTTCACAAAAACTTGTTGGTTCTTACGCATTAACTATTTTAGTAAATGGTGAATTATACGGTGTACGTGACCCTATGGGAATCAAACCACTTGCAGTTGCAAAAAGAGGCGATGACTTTATCCTTGCTTCAGAAACTGTTGCATTTGATGTAATTAATGCTAAATACGTAAGAGATATTGAACCTGGTGAAGTTGTGTTCTTTGAAGACGATGAAATTAAATCTCATATGTTAGAAGTCTCAAAAGATTCTAAAATTTCACACTGTATGTTTGAATATGTATACTTTGCAAGACCTGACAGTACAATTGACGGAATCAATGTATATGAAACCAGAATGAATATTGGTAGCAAATTATACGACTTATATCCTATTGATGCAGATGTTGTAATTCCAGTACCTGACTCATCTATTCCTGCAGCTATTGGTTATTCAAGAGCTTCCGGAATTCCATATGGTGAAGGATTAATCAAAAACAGGTATGTTGGAAGAACATTTATTATGCCAACTCAAGAAGAACGTGAGTTAGCAGTAAGACTTAAATTAAATCCTATTAAAGAAGCTATTCAAGGTAAAAAAGTTGTTTTAATTGATGACAGTATTGTAAGAGGAACAACTTCAAAACAGCTATTGGATCTT
It contains:
- a CDS encoding ABC transporter ATP-binding protein, coding for MFVLLQVYFQIEIINMSKVILDNGVKVNNFEVIYNSGILMLIYTLGSMIMVTLVSYITSYITGKVSFDLRSKMFRKVTDLSLYDFNKFESASLMNRATGDINVIQLFILNLLRSCLLIPFVIVGVIIETVLINRTLAAILIVFFIITILFMFIKGNKSIIFFNKLQVSVDRLNLLLREKVYGVRSIRAFGKEDYERNKFEKANDDSYELNIESSLKLYYVAPMAVLLMNVAVVIIYYVGGIQLQYNMVNVADLLLFFQYITYFLSSLALIPFIVKIMPKAIVASNRIEEVFEYEPILLNNPIKQEYKEDSFKGVEFNNVIFGYSGAKDVIADINFKAPKGTTTALIGATGSGKSTVMYLLNRMYDPTFGEILIDGVNIKDIDLKELHSKISFGSQKSMVFNDTVIENIRMSDDSITREDIERACEITLFTDAFKSLPSGIDSIIEENGTNISGGQRQRLSLARTIAKDSDIYIFDDTFSALDMKTEKIVRENIKELLKDKTVFMVAQKISTIIDADNILVFDAGRIVCQGTHEELLEKCEIYKEIYESQAYMNKE
- a CDS encoding ABC transporter ATP-binding protein, translated to MVKNDKNSYKGLLKTIYQLIGKDKNKFILAIALMVIGTFCLAYAPNVAGKITDEFSKFATTNVFNENIIITLLISLLVLYVVGNLLKMVSDRMMIFISSRVSLKLRYELHEKMHNVPINYIDSTPSGDIIARLTNDMSSVESMISSTLVTIFVQFIIIVLVIVMMLILNVELSIIYLILIPLSFGILNFISNKTKVQFKKQQMLVGKLNGVIGDNFNNHLIVKSYNMEEKSLDKFDKINHQIFESFFKSRFYSGFIIPINTILTNIGYIGICVFGGYFIISGSLTIGTFLAFILYGQMLTEPLTTIGNNLNILQSGLSSLENILDVLNAEEEKDFENSEHLLEKDVKGEIEFKNVKFGYTEDKILMNDVNFIAKSGTTNAIVGPSGAGKTTIVNLLMRFYDINDGVIYLDGKNIYRIKRDDFRKSFGMVLQDSWVFEGTIAENIGYGMENPTIEDIHKAAELVGCDKFINLLPDGYDTIISEENTNLSVGEKQLLVLARTIISDPKILILDEATSQMDTRTELLVTKAMEEMMKGRTTFIIAHRLFTIKNADKIIFMKNGDIKEVGNHKELLELNGLYAEMYKSGSIKSE
- a CDS encoding GH3 auxin-responsive promoter family protein, with translation MEREIRKKIYGELLDAPSKAHKQLELFSLDAKKTNEELLMKILNDNKDTAYGIKYDFKNIKSIKEYQENVPISEYDDYIDFLIPMVFQGVENLLTVYPVKHYNKSSGTLGNPKKIPISEVAQQLNFLYSLPFVLHLITEELGDKWKEGKIFIIGQYNISSVPSGATYGALTAKLADNMKDYFDILSTSPAEVLVPQGDLDTHYLQSLYALREKNTTIVISAYFSYFLEILRYMEDNHEMLIEDIRNGTINSSINLSPETREILEEKLTPMPERADELEEIFSKPIDNTFVKSIWPDIQAFEGIGTSTFETYVEKIREKYANEETPILYLGLQASEGIFSTPLELNNKNSVLIPNAIFFEFRPVEQEGYDNLLTIDQLEVGKDYEIILTNLSGFYRYKIKDVVRVTGMHNTLPEITFKYRLNQTVNLTGEKTTEEALRESVKQCEEKYGFDCVDFTVFADTEAVPMNYNFLIEPDNIDDIDVEALRADLEKNLGKANPSFGSKIENNTFGETKLEILQKETFMLYRDLMAMKGVSVVQLKPPRIIVNEVQRKFFYALREL
- a CDS encoding ATP-binding protein, with the protein product MKKLVFDADVSELENIFNELNRLLEDYDTDELAVMKLKLVLEEIFTNISNYAYNDKGIVEFLVDIISNHQLEIIIKLIDEGEYFNPLEQATPDTTLSSDEREIGGLGILLIKKNVDVIEYERVDNKNILTIHKILN
- a CDS encoding 4Fe-4S binding protein — its product is MIVKDWCSFCGECAGVCPRNLIQVREYSLVFNDDDCKDCDTCIKACPIDALEKEE
- a CDS encoding NAD(P)/FAD-dependent oxidoreductase; this encodes MIETDVIVVGSGPAGSSAAKHAALGGANVILIDKKSEIGSPKRCAEGVSIEGLEKLGIEPSPRWVTKKIEGVRIQTPDGTDTWLTEDEVKLPEAGYILERKVFDKHMAMDAARAGAEIRIKTLVTNVEKVEDGFLVFTESMGKEEVLKCKILIAADGPEGHVARWAGLRPAAKAKEMESGVQYEMCNVEFEKPGVIEFYLGSCAPGGYVWIFPKGDDIANVGLAILPHKAEKTAIEYLDDFVAKSPYLKNAQAVEINVGGDPVGGMSKKLYDDNILVCGDAAGQVNPLTGGGIISGMTGGMCAGQVAAQAIAEGDCSKKFLKQYDTMAHDELDHEIKRYKKVQEYLLTLSDEELNEIAHAFEGEKFDKISTTEIVKKLIKLSPKALLKLGKFV
- the galE gene encoding UDP-glucose 4-epimerase GalE, which produces MILITGGAGYIGSHTNKALHEAGYETVVVDNLCKGYENFVKWGNFENYDFGSKNLREVFEKYDIDGVIHFAAFSSVAESVEMPQKYFKNNYKNTLNLLQIMREFGVDKFILSSTAAVYGNPEKVPITEDQDLKPINPYGHSKFITEKALEREAEKGDFNFVSLRYFNAAGDDFDCEIGEFHDPETHLIPLVLDAAIGNRDSISIFGDDYDTPDGTCIRDYIHVNDLADAHIKAYEYLCDKKESNVFNLGNGQGYSVREVIDMCKKVTGVDFDVKIDERREGDPDVLIADSTKIKDELGWTPQYDLEQIVESAWKWHKKINVI
- the purF gene encoding amidophosphoribosyltransferase encodes the protein MQGEMEDKCGIVGIHCKDESKNVASFVYYCLYALQHRGQESAGIATFNPQKGLNYYCGMGLITDVFKDYEIQNLKGNMAIGHVRYSTTGQSRLENSQPFVTDFDDGFIAMAHNGDIVNSAELRDELIAEGFEFKSDTDSEVICYMLKKEHYHNNKSIIDSIEAVSQKLVGSYALTILVNGELYGVRDPMGIKPLAVAKRGDDFILASETVAFDVINAKYVRDIEPGEVVFFEDDEIKSHMLEVSKDSKISHCMFEYVYFARPDSTIDGINVYETRMNIGSKLYDLYPIDADVVIPVPDSSIPAAIGYSRASGIPYGEGLIKNRYVGRTFIMPTQEERELAVRLKLNPIKEAIQGKKVVLIDDSIVRGTTSKQLLDLVKESEPAEIHFLVGCPPVIAPCFYGVAMATKEELIAANYSIEEIKEQLDIDSLGYITLEALVEAIGMPKEDLCLGCLNEEYPTELPEGLVAETYYKP